The genomic segment CCGATTTCGGTACCAGCCTGCCGGTGGAGAATATTTCCCGGATCGAGGTCATTCGGGGCCCGGGCTCGGCCCTCTATGGCGCCGATGCGTTTTCCGGCGTCATCAACATCACCACCAAGAGCGCCAGGGAAATCGGCGGCACCCGCTATGGCATCGGCCTGGGTTCTTTCCGGACCCACGATCTGTGGGCCCAGTATGGAGGCGAATTGGGCGGCATCGAAGTGGCCTCCTATCTGCGCGTGGGCAGGACCAACGGCCAGCGCCGCAGTATCGACGCCGACGCCCAGACCGCCCTGGATGCCGCCCTCGGGACCCGCGCCTCCCTGGCGCCCGGGGAGATACACGAGGGCTACGGCGCCATCGACGGCCAACTGGACATGAATTATGCCAATTGGCGCCTGCGCCTCGGCTATCGCCTGCGAGATGATGTCGAGACAGGGCCGGGCACCGCCGATGCCCTGGACCCGGTGGGTCGAGGAAAATCGGAGCGCTATACCGCCGATCTGATCTGGCGCGATATCCAGTTCCGCCCGGACTGGGACGTGACGGCCCAGATCAATTTCATGGATCAGGCCAACACCGTTCCGACACCGCTACGGTTGTTTCCCGCTGGGGCGTTTGGCGCGGCCTGCGGCTTCCCCTGTTATCCGGAAGGCATGATCGGCGCCCCCAGCAAATGGGAACGTGCGCTGCGGACCTCGGCCAATGCCAGCTATTCCGGCTGGCAGGACCATCGGCTGCGTTTCGGTCTTGGCCATGATGTGCAGCAGATCTATCGGGTAAAGGAGTTCAAGAATTTCACTTTTGTCACGACCCCCGGGGGGGCTTTTCCCCTTTCCGTTGGGTGCGATCACGGATGTGTCGTCCACCGCGCCCTTCCTGAAAACCGGGTCGCGCAAGGTTGATTACGTCTTCCTTCAGGATGAGTGGAATTTCACCCGGGACTGGACCCTGACTGCTGGCCTGCGCCATGACAAGTACTCCGATTTTGGCGGTACCACCAACCCGCGCCTGGCCCTGGTCTGGGACACGGCCCAGAATCTGACCACCAAGTTCATGTTCGGCCGGGCTTTCCGGGCGCCTTCCTGGATCGAGCTGTACAGCATCAACAATCCCGTGGTCCAGGGCAATCCGGAGCTGAAGCCGGAAACGGTCAGCACCTTCGAGGCGGCCGTCTCCTGGCAGGTGGGCAGCGATCTCCAGGTGAATGCCAATGTGTTCCGCTATCAGTGGGATGACATCATCCGTTTCGTTCCCAACGCGGTTCCCACCACCGGCTCCACCGCCCAGAACTCCGGCAAGCAGCATGGACAGGGCATGGAGCTTGAGGCGACCTGGGACCTGAGCCGGGATCTGCGCCTGACCGGGAGTGTTTCCGCGCAGCATTCCGTCGACGAAACCTCGGGACTGGACGCTGGTCTTGCCCCCCATCGCCGCTACTTTGGTCAGGCCACCTGGCGACCCCTCCCTATGTGGACTCTTGATGCCAGCCTCAATCATGTCGCCGACCGCAAGCGCCAGCCAGGGGACAGCCGCGGCCAGATCGACGATTACACCAGCGTCAATCTGGCCCTGCGCCGGGAGCGGATGTTCGGCAACTGGGAATTCCGTGGGACGGTGACCAATCTCTTCGATGCGGATGTGCGGGAGCCTTCTCTGGCCCCCGCCACCAATCTTCCCTTCGACCTGCCCATGCCCGGCCGTGGCTGGTATGTGCAACTTGTTCATAGCCTCTGAAAGAAAAATCGATGGAACAGAAATTGTTGGGCAAGACTGCCCTGATCACCGGCGGCAACAGCGGTATCGGCCTGGCGACGGCGCGCCTGTTTCGTGATCACGGCGCCCAGGTGGTCATTACCGGACGGGAGGCGGCTACCCTGCAACAGTCCCGGGAGCTGCTCGGCGGCGAAGCGCTGGTACTCCAGCGGGACATGGGCAGGCTGGACGATATCGAGTTGACCATGGCCGACATCAAGCAGCGCTTCGGCAAGCTGGACATTGTGTTTGCCAATGCCGCCATTGCTCGTCCCGCGCCCTTCGCGTTGATTGATGAAGCCCATTTCGACGACATCGCCGGGGTGGATTTCAAGGGAGTGTTCTTTACCCTGCAAAAGGCACTGCCCCTGCTTCAGGAAGGTGCTTCCCTGATGGTGACGACATCGATTTCCAACCAGAAGGGGTCGCCGAACTTCAGCGTCTATGCAGCCTGCAAGGCTGCCCTGCGTTCCCTGGTGCAAACCCTGTCACTGGAACTGGCGGACCGGGGCATCCGCGTCAATGCCATCAGCCCCGGTCCCATCGACACGCCGGGGTTTGGCCGTTGGGAAGTGCCGGACGATGTTGTCCAGGCCGCCCGCCTGGAATTCGAGCGCAAGTCGCCGTTCAAGCGCTTCGGCACGGCCGAGGAGGTGGCCCGGGTGGCGCTGTTCCTGGCCTGCGCGGATTCGAGCTATGTGGCGGGCACGGAAATCGTGGTGGACGGGGCCATCAGCACGGCGCTTCTCTGACGCGCAGGGTCGCCCCCTCTCCCCGCAAGGGGGCGAGGGAAGCGACCCATTCAGGCGTGCCCGTGCGCCCCGGCCTTGGGGCGCGCCGGTTTTTGCCGGATAATGCGCACCCTTTGCCGTTGCCCGGAGTTACGCCGTGTCTGCCCTGGATGTTGAAATCGCCCGTCGCCGCACCTTTGCCATCATTTCCCACCCGGACGCGGGCAAGACCACGCTGACCGAGAAGCTGCTCTGGTTCGGTGGCGCGATCCAGGTGGCCGGCGAGGTGCGGGCGCGCAAGGCCAGCCGTCACGCCACCTCGGACTGGATGGAACTGGAAAAGCAGCGGGGCATTTCCGTGACCTCCTCGGTGATGCAGTTCCCCTACCGGGATTACATCGTCAATCTGCTGGACACCCCAGGCCACGAGGATTTTTCCGAGGACACCTACCGTACCCTGACGGCGGTGGATTCGGCGGTGATGGTAATCGATTCGGTCAAGGGCGTGGAAGAGCGCACCATCAAGCTGCTGGATGTGTGCCGGCTGCGGGATACGCCCATCCTCACCTTCATCAACAAACTGGACCGGGAGGGCCGTGCGCCCATCGACCTGCTGGACGAGATCGAGTCGGTGCTGAATATCCAGTGCGCGCCGATGACCTGGCCCATCGGCATGGGCAAGAGCTTCCGCGGTGTCTATCATCTGCACAACGACATCATCCAGTTCTTCGATCCCCAGGCCGAGAAGGGTACCTCGGAGATCATCGACGGTCTGGACAATCCCCGTCTGGACGAACTGATCGGCACCCAGGCCGAGGAACTGCGTAACGACATCGAGCTGGTGCGGGGCGCGTCCCATGTCTTCGATCAGGCGGCCTATCTGGAGGGGCGGCAGACGCCGGTGTTCTTCGGCTCCGGTGTCAATAACTTCGGCGTGCAGAGCGTGCTCGATGCCATCGTGGACCTGTCCCCGGAGCCCCTGGCCCGTTCCGCCCAGACCCGCGCCGTGCAGCCCCACGAGTCGAAGTTCGCGGCCTTCGTGTTCAAGATACAGGCCAACATGGACCCCAAACACCGGGATCGCAT from the Denitratisoma oestradiolicum genome contains:
- a CDS encoding TonB-dependent receptor plug domain-containing protein, with the translated sequence MALLLGTQPALAQFEDETELSLSFGEKSTVSIATGGQQLLSRAPAVASVITAEEIRNMGARDIDEVLAHVPGLHVSKSESISTSQYLIRGMTSTYNPQVLMLMNGVPMTSVYLGNRTDFGTSLPVENISRIEVIRGPGSALYGADAFSGVINITTKSAREIGGTRYGIGLGSFRTHDLWAQYGGELGGIEVASYLRVGRTNGQRRSIDADAQTALDAALGTRASLAPGEIHEGYGAIDGQLDMNYANWRLRLGYRLRDDVETGPGTADALDPVGRGKSERYTADLIWRDIQFRPDWDVTAQINFMDQANTVPTPLRLFPAGAFGAACGFPCYPEGMIGAPSKWERALRTSANASYSGWQDHRLRFGLGHDVQQIYRVKEFKNFTFVTTPGGAFPLSVGCDHGCVVHRALPENRVAQG
- a CDS encoding TonB-dependent receptor plug domain-containing protein, which codes for MSSTAPFLKTGSRKVDYVFLQDEWNFTRDWTLTAGLRHDKYSDFGGTTNPRLALVWDTAQNLTTKFMFGRAFRAPSWIELYSINNPVVQGNPELKPETVSTFEAAVSWQVGSDLQVNANVFRYQWDDIIRFVPNAVPTTGSTAQNSGKQHGQGMELEATWDLSRDLRLTGSVSAQHSVDETSGLDAGLAPHRRYFGQATWRPLPMWTLDASLNHVADRKRQPGDSRGQIDDYTSVNLALRRERMFGNWEFRGTVTNLFDADVREPSLAPATNLPFDLPMPGRGWYVQLVHSL
- a CDS encoding SDR family oxidoreductase produces the protein MEQKLLGKTALITGGNSGIGLATARLFRDHGAQVVITGREAATLQQSRELLGGEALVLQRDMGRLDDIELTMADIKQRFGKLDIVFANAAIARPAPFALIDEAHFDDIAGVDFKGVFFTLQKALPLLQEGASLMVTTSISNQKGSPNFSVYAACKAALRSLVQTLSLELADRGIRVNAISPGPIDTPGFGRWEVPDDVVQAARLEFERKSPFKRFGTAEEVARVALFLACADSSYVAGTEIVVDGAISTALL
- a CDS encoding peptide chain release factor 3 → MSALDVEIARRRTFAIISHPDAGKTTLTEKLLWFGGAIQVAGEVRARKASRHATSDWMELEKQRGISVTSSVMQFPYRDYIVNLLDTPGHEDFSEDTYRTLTAVDSAVMVIDSVKGVEERTIKLLDVCRLRDTPILTFINKLDREGRAPIDLLDEIESVLNIQCAPMTWPIGMGKSFRGVYHLHNDIIQFFDPQAEKGTSEIIDGLDNPRLDELIGTQAEELRNDIELVRGASHVFDQAAYLEGRQTPVFFGSGVNNFGVQSVLDAIVDLSPEPLARSAQTRAVQPHESKFAAFVFKIQANMDPKHRDRIAFLRICSGRFERGMKIKQVAGGKMLAVNNAITFMARDRTTMDEAYAGDIIGIPNHGTIRLGETFTEGEDLRFTGIPSFAPELFQRAVLKNPLKLKQLQKGLQQLAEEGATQLFRPLGTNDLILGAVGALQFDVVAHRLENEYGVDAIFESYNVSTARWLKGSPDQLKAIADKYPMNVALDGGDDYVYLASSRVNLQLTQERYPDIEFLETREVH